One Oscillospiraceae bacterium DNA window includes the following coding sequences:
- a CDS encoding Wzz/FepE/Etk N-terminal domain-containing protein, translated as MQEQEDTEIDLGRLFRSLKKHWYLLLGGLAAGAVIAGLISLFCMPKLYTSTATMYVYTSSKTERNITTMDLETSQKLAFTYIVILKDTDVMQQVADRLSQPISVQALKNAVSVSAVNETEVLSISASTESPQFSAEVCNTIARIAPDVLKRVVKAGSAELISAAKPAGAPSSPDVEKNTLIGALAGFIIVLIICIVKELTDKRIQTAQDLARLNLPILGEIPEIRKRRRIP; from the coding sequence GTGCAGGAACAAGAAGATACAGAAATCGACTTAGGAAGGCTTTTCCGCTCTCTTAAAAAGCACTGGTACCTGCTGCTCGGGGGGCTTGCCGCCGGCGCTGTTATTGCCGGGCTTATCAGTCTTTTCTGTATGCCAAAGCTCTATACATCTACCGCTACCATGTATGTCTATACTTCCAGCAAAACGGAGAGAAATATTACAACCATGGACCTTGAAACCTCTCAAAAATTGGCGTTTACTTACATCGTGATTCTAAAAGATACTGATGTGATGCAGCAGGTGGCAGACAGACTCAGCCAGCCGATCAGCGTGCAGGCACTGAAAAATGCGGTATCCGTTTCCGCTGTAAATGAAACGGAAGTCCTGTCGATTTCCGCCTCTACCGAAAGCCCTCAGTTTTCGGCAGAGGTCTGCAATACCATAGCCAGAATAGCGCCGGATGTACTCAAGCGTGTCGTAAAAGCCGGGTCCGCAGAACTCATCAGCGCAGCAAAACCCGCCGGCGCGCCCTCTTCCCCGGACGTGGAAAAAAATACCCTGATCGGCGCTTTGGCGGGTTTTATCATTGTGCTGATAATCTGCATTGTAAAAGAACTGACGGACAAGCGGATTCAAACCGCCCAGGACCTCGCGCGGCTGAATCTGCCGATTCTCGGCGAAATTCCGGAAATAAGAAAGAGGAGGCGAATTCCTTGA
- a CDS encoding radical SAM protein has product MPERQNQSFLDMNWTQYREMLKQETRKKRIPLLGTFELTPLCNFSCKMCYVHLRPEQMKKIGHLRTAAEWLFLGRQARAAGTLTLLLTGGEVMTRPDFAEIYSGLSEMGFVIVIYSNGYSLSDEMLAVLRKYPPKLFRITLYGASNETYQALCGVPDGYDRVMKNIHRLLKAKIAVALAFTGTKCNLSDLPAVQKISEKLDVAFEYTVNLLSAVRGAQQDALSYMVTDDDIKKIQFSAIQRTPAEHPKAPPKRAKNRERQPLSKCGSDQCGFWVTWDGKMGLCASLSSIQTKPFEQGFSAAWKALCSKTAQLKLPEECSTCQYYDFCTSCPGSRDADTGSPEMIFPQHCALAKKRYLSSNAASTSV; this is encoded by the coding sequence ATGCCTGAAAGACAGAATCAATCCTTTTTGGATATGAACTGGACACAGTACCGCGAAATGTTGAAACAGGAAACACGCAAAAAGCGAATTCCGCTGCTGGGGACATTTGAGCTGACCCCGCTGTGCAATTTCAGCTGTAAAATGTGCTATGTGCATCTGCGGCCGGAACAGATGAAAAAAATTGGCCATCTGCGCACTGCAGCGGAATGGCTTTTCCTGGGGCGGCAGGCAAGAGCCGCCGGAACACTGACCCTGCTCTTGACTGGCGGCGAGGTGATGACGCGGCCGGACTTTGCAGAAATCTACAGCGGGCTTTCTGAAATGGGATTTGTAATTGTTATTTACAGCAACGGCTACTCTCTTTCAGATGAAATGCTTGCTGTCCTGCGCAAATATCCGCCGAAATTATTTCGAATTACCTTATACGGCGCTTCCAATGAAACCTACCAAGCCCTGTGCGGCGTACCAGACGGCTACGACCGTGTAATGAAAAACATTCACCGCCTGCTGAAAGCCAAGATTGCAGTAGCACTGGCTTTTACCGGCACAAAATGCAATCTGTCTGACCTGCCCGCTGTACAGAAGATTTCCGAAAAACTGGACGTGGCGTTTGAGTATACGGTAAATCTGCTTTCGGCGGTGCGCGGTGCACAGCAGGACGCGCTGTCCTATATGGTCACCGATGACGATATTAAAAAAATACAGTTCTCTGCCATACAGCGGACACCGGCGGAGCATCCAAAAGCGCCGCCAAAGCGCGCCAAAAACCGTGAGCGGCAGCCTTTGTCAAAATGTGGAAGCGACCAGTGCGGATTTTGGGTTACCTGGGACGGAAAAATGGGTTTGTGCGCAAGCTTGTCGTCCATTCAAACGAAACCGTTTGAGCAGGGCTTCTCTGCCGCGTGGAAAGCGCTGTGCAGCAAAACAGCACAGCTGAAGCTGCCCGAAGAATGCAGCACCTGCCAGTATTACGATTTCTGTACCTCGTGCCCTGGTTCACGAGATGCAGACACAGGCAGCCCGGAAATGATTTTCCCACAGCACTGTGCATTGGCCAAAAAAAGATATCTCAGCTCTAACGCCGCGTCTACATCTGTGTAG
- a CDS encoding PqqD family protein yields the protein MKLKSQLMLRNIAGNYMVVPVGERTQDVPGVIALNETGAFLWKLLEQDTTKETLLHALTAEYEVDEAEAQKDLQTFLADLQEKGWLDA from the coding sequence ATGAAACTGAAATCACAGCTGATGCTTCGAAATATTGCAGGGAACTACATGGTGGTTCCTGTAGGGGAGCGCACACAGGACGTTCCGGGTGTAATTGCGCTTAATGAAACCGGTGCTTTTCTATGGAAGCTGCTGGAACAGGACACAACAAAGGAAACGCTTCTGCACGCGCTAACAGCGGAATATGAAGTGGACGAAGCAGAAGCACAAAAGGACCTGCAAACCTTTTTAGCCGATTTACAAGAAAAGGGGTGGTTGGATGCCTGA
- a CDS encoding LCP family protein: MEKRRIYTVKKQKKHRAFSAVVIGTAVLCACVLGPFFYVNNMLAKIHYAPAAGRKQSASSVPEGAKYHQDVLNVLLIGTDNRAAAAGSRSDTMILVSVNRETSKVVLTSFMRDSCLPIPGHGNNRLNAAYSFGGAALLMQTIQQNFKIQIDRYVQVNFSSFIAIIDSLGGIQMDVTEKELPACNQYVKELNSLQKSAAADGLLQHAGKGLTLTGKQALGYSRIRSVGGDYRRTERQRTVLMKILEKGKKQNPVQLNSTMNLLLPNITTNLTQSEVWSLVRSFPTLSKYKVVQDRIPIDGAYTEKVINGMDVLQIDFEKNCTELQGKIYG; this comes from the coding sequence ATGGAAAAACGCAGAATTTACACAGTAAAAAAACAAAAAAAGCACAGGGCATTTTCTGCGGTTGTCATTGGTACAGCGGTCCTTTGTGCCTGTGTACTGGGTCCTTTCTTTTATGTCAACAACATGCTCGCGAAAATCCACTATGCGCCGGCTGCAGGCAGAAAGCAATCGGCGTCCTCTGTGCCGGAGGGCGCCAAATACCACCAGGATGTTTTGAATGTGCTGCTTATTGGTACGGACAATCGGGCGGCGGCAGCGGGCAGCCGGTCAGATACGATGATTTTGGTTTCTGTCAACCGTGAAACGTCTAAGGTCGTTCTTACTTCCTTTATGCGTGACAGCTGCCTGCCGATTCCGGGGCACGGAAATAACCGTTTGAATGCAGCCTATTCTTTTGGCGGCGCGGCTCTGCTGATGCAGACCATACAGCAGAATTTTAAAATTCAAATTGACCGGTATGTGCAAGTCAATTTTTCTTCCTTTATTGCAATCATCGATTCCCTGGGCGGCATTCAAATGGACGTAACAGAGAAAGAACTTCCCGCATGTAATCAGTATGTAAAAGAACTCAACAGCCTGCAGAAAAGCGCTGCAGCAGACGGCCTTTTGCAGCACGCGGGAAAGGGGCTTACGCTGACTGGCAAGCAGGCGCTGGGCTATTCCCGTATCCGCTCTGTAGGCGGAGATTACCGGCGCACTGAGCGGCAGCGCACGGTGCTGATGAAAATACTGGAAAAGGGAAAGAAACAAAATCCGGTGCAGTTAAACAGCACGATGAATCTTCTGCTTCCTAATATCACAACAAACTTGACGCAAAGCGAAGTTTGGTCGCTGGTCCGCTCTTTCCCCACCCTTTCAAAATATAAGGTTGTGCAGGACCGCATCCCTATAGACGGCGCTTACACCGAAAAAGTGATAAATGGCATGGACGTTCTGCAGATTGACTTTGAAAAAAACTGCACGGAATTGCAGGGGAAAATCTATGGGTAA
- a CDS encoding sugar transferase → MKSVESVGSLRNGRNYKKSCERFYRKTESRAEQKKQGCYLFVKRTADIVFSLLAMALLSPLLLAVAIAIRFDSPGPAIFVQERIGKNKKHFRMYKFRSMCGDAEQKLQGLQGENERDGPAFKLSNDPRVTKIGKILRQTCIDELPQLVNILKGDMSLVGPRPPLPEEVEQYTAYQCGRLQVKPGLTCYWQIQKGKVSTFDDWVNLDLQYIKERSLRLDLKLILKTVAVVLWRKGEE, encoded by the coding sequence ATGAAAAGTGTCGAGAGCGTCGGCTCACTGAGGAACGGCAGAAATTACAAAAAAAGCTGTGAGCGCTTTTACAGAAAGACAGAAAGCAGAGCGGAGCAGAAAAAACAGGGCTGCTATCTTTTTGTGAAACGGACAGCAGACATTGTTTTCAGCCTTTTGGCGATGGCCCTGCTCTCTCCACTGCTGTTGGCGGTGGCCATTGCCATTCGATTTGACAGTCCCGGCCCGGCGATTTTTGTTCAGGAACGGATCGGGAAAAACAAAAAGCATTTTCGCATGTACAAATTCCGCAGTATGTGCGGCGATGCAGAGCAAAAACTGCAGGGCCTACAGGGAGAAAACGAGCGAGACGGGCCGGCGTTTAAATTATCGAATGACCCGCGGGTCACAAAAATCGGGAAAATCCTGCGGCAGACCTGCATAGATGAGCTGCCGCAGCTGGTGAATATTTTAAAAGGAGATATGAGCCTAGTGGGGCCGCGCCCGCCGCTGCCAGAGGAAGTAGAGCAGTATACAGCGTATCAATGCGGGCGCCTGCAGGTAAAGCCGGGGCTTACCTGCTATTGGCAGATTCAAAAAGGCAAAGTGTCTACCTTTGATGACTGGGTCAACCTGGACCTACAGTACATAAAAGAACGCAGCCTGCGGCTGGATTTGAAATTGATATTAAAAACCGTTGCGGTTGTCCTGTGGCGCAAAGGCGAAGAATAG
- a CDS encoding glycosyltransferase family 4 protein, translating to MQKKDDSTKKLKIAMLGHKRIPSRAGGVEVVVEQLAVRMAAQGHAVTCYNRRGRCAGEKKQTKYRGVRLKSIFTIEGKGLSAVSSSFCAAACAAFGDYDVVHFHAEGPCAMLWLPKLFGKRCIATIHGLDWQRKKWKGSFAAPYIRFGEKEAAKAADEIIVLSADMKAYFKAAYGRETSFIPNGVSRPSLHSAELIQKKWGLEKNGYLLFLGRLVPEKGLRYLINAFKGVKTEKRLVIAGAASDTDHFVAELQELAASDKRILFTGFVEGLALAELYSNAYLYTLPSDLEGMPLSLLEAMSYGNCCVVSDIAECTEVVEDKAAVFQKGNETDLRQKLQELCDNREKVQKYQQQAADFICGKYNWDDVTEQTLNLYRKGSCPKSAKGGRVSYNESAADQ from the coding sequence ATGCAGAAAAAGGACGACAGCACGAAAAAATTGAAAATCGCAATGCTTGGGCACAAACGCATTCCGTCAAGGGCAGGCGGCGTCGAGGTTGTAGTAGAGCAGCTCGCGGTCCGTATGGCCGCACAAGGCCATGCAGTGACCTGCTATAACCGCCGCGGGCGCTGTGCCGGCGAAAAGAAGCAGACAAAATACCGGGGCGTGCGGCTGAAATCGATCTTTACGATAGAGGGCAAAGGTTTGTCGGCGGTGAGTTCATCTTTTTGTGCCGCAGCCTGTGCGGCATTTGGGGACTATGATGTGGTCCACTTTCATGCGGAAGGGCCGTGCGCCATGCTGTGGCTTCCAAAGCTTTTTGGGAAAAGGTGTATTGCCACCATACACGGGCTCGATTGGCAGCGCAAAAAGTGGAAAGGCAGCTTTGCCGCCCCCTACATTCGCTTCGGTGAAAAAGAGGCAGCAAAAGCTGCGGACGAAATCATTGTTTTAAGTGCCGATATGAAGGCATACTTTAAGGCCGCCTATGGGCGCGAAACCTCTTTTATTCCAAACGGCGTCTCACGCCCGTCCCTCCATTCTGCAGAGTTGATTCAGAAAAAATGGGGATTGGAAAAGAACGGATACCTTCTTTTCCTCGGGCGGCTGGTTCCGGAAAAAGGGCTTCGATACCTGATCAATGCTTTCAAAGGGGTAAAAACAGAAAAACGGCTGGTGATTGCTGGGGCGGCTTCTGACACAGACCATTTTGTGGCAGAACTGCAGGAATTGGCGGCCAGTGATAAGCGTATTCTCTTTACGGGCTTTGTAGAGGGGCTGGCCCTTGCAGAGCTTTACAGCAACGCGTATCTCTATACCCTGCCCTCGGATTTAGAGGGGATGCCGCTCAGTCTGTTGGAGGCGATGAGTTATGGCAACTGCTGTGTTGTGAGTGATATTGCGGAATGCACAGAGGTTGTCGAGGACAAGGCAGCTGTGTTTCAAAAGGGAAATGAAACCGATTTGCGGCAAAAGCTGCAGGAACTGTGTGACAACCGAGAAAAAGTACAGAAGTATCAGCAGCAGGCGGCGGATTTTATCTGCGGGAAATACAACTGGGACGATGTGACAGAGCAGACCCTGAACCTCTATAGAAAGGGCAGCTGCCCAAAAAGCGCGAAAGGAGGGAGAGTTTCATACAATGAAAGTGCTGCTGATCAATAA
- a CDS encoding radical SAM protein, whose protein sequence is MTAETKKLNGTVIVTYRCNARCSMCSRYKAPSIPEEEIGLETIRKLPQMYFTNITGGEPFLRTDLKEIVRELYKKSDRIVISTNGFFTDRIVDLCKAFPQVGIRISIEGLEKTNNEIRGLENGFQRGYGTLKKLHEMGIKDIGFGMTVQDKNAPDLVPLYRISNDMGMEFATASLHNSFYFVESNNSIYDRPMVAQNFENLINELLKTNSPKKWFRAYFNHGLINYIYSQKRLLPCNMSFDTFFIDPYGDVMPCNGTKDKEVMGNLHTQTWAELWHSPAAEKVRAEVRCCDRSCWMIGSASPAMHKYIWEPAAWVLLHKFKALFSKRPYSMYELPIVRDYRDGKVTKEQLDQCSTCDSSAKAHNGLRAVSAEQLRVGDGAGEAYPVSYKH, encoded by the coding sequence ATGACGGCAGAAACGAAAAAGTTAAACGGCACCGTGATTGTTACATACCGCTGCAATGCGCGCTGCTCCATGTGCAGCCGATACAAGGCGCCCTCTATACCGGAAGAAGAAATCGGGCTTGAGACAATCCGAAAACTGCCGCAGATGTACTTTACCAATATCACGGGCGGCGAGCCGTTTCTTCGTACAGACCTAAAAGAGATTGTGCGCGAACTCTACAAAAAAAGCGACCGCATTGTCATTTCTACCAACGGCTTCTTTACGGACCGCATTGTAGACCTCTGCAAAGCATTTCCACAGGTTGGCATCCGTATCTCTATTGAGGGGCTGGAAAAGACAAATAATGAAATCCGCGGTTTGGAAAATGGCTTTCAGCGCGGGTACGGCACCCTGAAAAAACTGCACGAAATGGGCATAAAAGACATCGGTTTCGGTATGACTGTGCAGGATAAAAACGCCCCCGACCTTGTGCCGCTGTACCGGATTTCCAACGACATGGGAATGGAGTTTGCCACGGCCTCCCTGCACAACAGCTTCTATTTTGTCGAGTCAAATAACAGTATTTATGACCGCCCAATGGTTGCACAAAACTTTGAAAACCTGATTAACGAACTTTTAAAGACAAACAGCCCCAAAAAGTGGTTTCGCGCGTACTTTAACCACGGCTTAATCAACTACATCTACAGCCAAAAGCGTCTGCTTCCCTGTAATATGAGTTTCGATACTTTTTTTATTGATCCATACGGGGACGTAATGCCCTGCAACGGCACCAAGGACAAAGAAGTGATGGGAAACCTTCATACACAGACATGGGCGGAACTTTGGCACAGCCCGGCGGCGGAAAAAGTACGCGCAGAGGTCCGCTGCTGTGACCGCAGCTGCTGGATGATCGGTTCCGCTTCCCCCGCCATGCACAAGTACATCTGGGAGCCGGCTGCTTGGGTTTTGCTGCATAAATTTAAAGCACTCTTCAGCAAGCGGCCGTACAGTATGTATGAGCTGCCCATTGTCCGGGATTACCGAGACGGAAAAGTAACAAAAGAACAGCTGGACCAGTGCAGCACCTGCGACAGCAGTGCAAAAGCCCATAACGGTTTGCGTGCGGTCTCTGCGGAGCAGCTGAGAGTAGGTGACGGTGCCGGTGAAGCGTATCCTGTATCTTACAAACATTGA
- a CDS encoding glycosyltransferase family 4 protein: protein MKRILYLTNIEVPYRVRFLNELAEHCQLTVLYEREKSGNRDEKWAGCEKRKYRTEYLNGLKIGVENTFSFSILKVLFSSYDGIIVGCCNSPVQLFAVLVMRMFHIPFLLSTDGELFLDRPGLKNAAKRFFLSGATGYLAAGEQAAKSLKKTAGPSKITVYGFSSLYERELSAHAKAGLHARRNGRVLVVGQYFPYKGMDVALQAAAKNPAIRYQFVGMGSRTARFIREQKAAALKNVEIVPFLTKEALEKEYAACAMLLLPSRQECWGLVVNEAASFGMPIVSTWGSGAAVEFLGDKYARYLAKPGDAEDLYQKVLLLLHDQNKEQYTKDLILKSQHYSLEHMVKAHCCALHLDEKGI, encoded by the coding sequence GTGAAGCGTATCCTGTATCTTACAAACATTGAGGTCCCGTACAGGGTGCGGTTTTTAAATGAACTGGCAGAGCACTGCCAGCTGACAGTCCTTTATGAAAGGGAAAAATCGGGAAATCGTGATGAAAAATGGGCAGGCTGTGAAAAAAGGAAGTATCGTACAGAGTACTTGAATGGCTTAAAAATCGGGGTGGAAAACACTTTTTCATTTTCTATTTTAAAGGTTCTCTTTTCCTCTTACGATGGTATTATCGTGGGGTGCTGCAACAGCCCGGTCCAGCTGTTTGCGGTTTTGGTTATGCGCATGTTCCACATCCCGTTTCTGCTCAGTACAGACGGAGAGCTTTTCCTTGACCGGCCGGGGCTCAAAAATGCAGCCAAGCGCTTTTTCCTTTCGGGTGCGACAGGGTATTTGGCCGCCGGAGAACAGGCCGCGAAATCGCTAAAAAAAACAGCAGGTCCCTCAAAAATTACGGTGTACGGTTTTAGTTCGCTGTATGAAAGGGAATTAAGTGCCCATGCCAAAGCGGGCCTGCATGCCAGGCGAAACGGCAGGGTGCTGGTAGTAGGCCAATATTTTCCGTATAAAGGAATGGACGTTGCACTGCAGGCAGCAGCTAAAAACCCTGCCATTCGGTATCAATTTGTCGGCATGGGCAGCCGCACGGCGCGTTTTATCAGGGAGCAGAAAGCAGCTGCACTGAAAAATGTAGAAATTGTGCCATTTCTCACAAAAGAAGCGCTGGAAAAAGAATACGCAGCATGTGCCATGCTGCTTCTTCCGAGCAGGCAGGAGTGCTGGGGACTGGTGGTCAACGAAGCCGCCTCTTTTGGGATGCCGATTGTATCCACGTGGGGAAGCGGCGCCGCCGTGGAGTTTTTAGGGGACAAATACGCGCGCTATCTTGCGAAGCCGGGAGATGCGGAAGACTTATATCAAAAAGTTCTGCTGCTTTTGCACGACCAAAACAAAGAACAGTATACAAAAGATCTAATTTTAAAATCCCAGCATTATAGCCTAGAGCACATGGTGAAAGCGCACTGCTGTGCGCTTCATTTAGACGAGAAAGGTATATAA
- a CDS encoding acyltransferase, translating to MRLYALYDRFRRYCRQVRMLTIRDGWKKMKYLQKNRIFAEVGEHCYFQSNLLPAEPFLVHFHDNVVISAGVRLITHSAANAVYNYEEQTDTYLCRFGKIEIWDNVYIGADAAVNYGVTIGPNCIVAAGAVVTKDVPPGSIVGGVPARVIGSYEEAKKKARAFQQPYLKLGLREPCTVEEMLKRKK from the coding sequence ATGAGGCTCTACGCGCTTTACGACCGGTTTCGCAGGTATTGCCGCCAGGTAAGAATGCTGACCATTCGGGACGGCTGGAAAAAAATGAAGTACCTTCAGAAAAACAGAATTTTTGCCGAGGTTGGCGAGCACTGCTATTTCCAGTCGAATCTTCTGCCGGCAGAGCCTTTTTTGGTCCATTTTCACGACAACGTGGTCATTTCGGCCGGCGTCCGGCTCATCACGCACAGCGCGGCCAACGCGGTTTATAACTACGAAGAACAGACAGATACCTATTTGTGCAGATTTGGAAAAATAGAAATTTGGGACAATGTCTACATCGGCGCAGACGCGGCTGTCAATTACGGGGTGACCATCGGCCCAAACTGCATTGTTGCGGCGGGTGCGGTCGTGACGAAAGACGTGCCGCCTGGCAGCATTGTCGGCGGGGTCCCGGCTCGGGTTATCGGCTCTTACGAGGAAGCAAAAAAGAAAGCCAGGGCTTTTCAGCAGCCGTACTTAAAGCTTGGCCTGCGGGAACCCTGCACCGTAGAAGAAATGCTGAAAAGAAAGAAATAG
- a CDS encoding capsular polysaccharide synthesis protein — MNRQKCVQKSLQSHTLAADSFGYLLTAAGFADQYLAGQVTMYRAYTWLKKKFGREVGTFAKAEQQPAQKDYVWFCWLQGMENAPEIVQSCYESVNYWLKGKEMIVITRHNLSEYVLFPQYILDKWEQGIITDTHLSDLLRLELLIRYGGLWLDATTYLTGPLPRYAQESDFFVFRNGWMDMETLWIGSWLMLSKRTNNILLLETRNLLYKYWQKYDYLKNYFLLHLFFRMAAEAHCAEWESVLPVNHVHSHLLMQELPHPYHQKRCEQIKQLTSIHKLTYKFTQKIEEDSTASRLHQLYKEK; from the coding sequence TTGAATCGTCAAAAGTGCGTGCAAAAAAGTCTGCAGTCACACACCTTAGCGGCTGATTCCTTTGGGTATCTCTTGACGGCGGCGGGTTTTGCGGATCAGTATTTAGCGGGTCAGGTGACCATGTATCGGGCGTACACCTGGCTTAAAAAGAAATTCGGCAGAGAGGTGGGCACTTTTGCAAAAGCCGAGCAGCAGCCGGCCCAAAAGGATTATGTTTGGTTTTGCTGGCTGCAGGGCATGGAGAATGCCCCGGAAATTGTGCAGAGCTGCTATGAATCCGTAAATTATTGGCTTAAAGGGAAAGAAATGATTGTCATAACCAGACACAATCTATCGGAGTATGTCCTGTTTCCCCAATACATCCTTGACAAATGGGAACAAGGAATCATTACCGATACACATTTATCCGATTTGCTGCGATTAGAGCTATTGATTCGGTACGGCGGCTTATGGCTGGACGCGACGACGTATTTGACCGGGCCGCTGCCCCGGTATGCACAGGAGAGCGATTTCTTCGTGTTTCGTAACGGCTGGATGGATATGGAAACACTTTGGATTGGAAGCTGGCTTATGCTGAGCAAACGGACAAATAACATTTTGCTGCTGGAAACAAGGAATCTTTTGTACAAGTATTGGCAGAAATATGATTATTTGAAAAACTATTTTCTGCTGCATTTGTTTTTCAGAATGGCGGCAGAGGCCCATTGTGCGGAGTGGGAGAGCGTTTTGCCAGTTAATCACGTCCATTCGCACTTGCTGATGCAGGAATTGCCACACCCCTATCACCAAAAACGCTGCGAACAAATTAAACAGCTTACGTCGATTCATAAATTGACTTATAAATTTACGCAAAAGATTGAGGAAGACAGTACAGCCAGCCGGCTGCATCAGCTTTACAAAGAAAAATAG